Proteins found in one Hoplias malabaricus isolate fHopMal1 chromosome 17, fHopMal1.hap1, whole genome shotgun sequence genomic segment:
- the kcna1a gene encoding potassium voltage-gated channel subfamily A member 1 translates to MTVVAGDNMDETSAVPGHPQDTYPPDHDDHECCERVVINIAGLRFETQLKTLAQFPETLLGNPKKRMRYFDPLRNEYFFDRNRPSFDAILYYYQSGGRLRRPVNVPLDMFSEEIKFYELGVEAMEKFREDEGFIREEERPLPEKEFQRQIWLLFEHPESSGPARGIAIVSVMVILISIVIFCLETLPELKTNPEGRLQRIGNTTFYYKPNILTDPFFIVETLCIIWFSFELIVRFLACPSKAAFFKNMMNTIDIVAIIPYFITLGTELAEDPNNKEGKGEQATSLAILRVIRLVRVFRIFKLSRHSKGLQILGQTLKASMRELGLLIFFLFIGVILFSSAVYFAEAEEGESHFSSIPDAFWWAVVSMTTVGYGDMVPVTIGGKIVGSLCAIAGVLTIALPVPVIVSNFNYFYHRETEGEEQAQLLNVSNPNIASDSDSSRRSSSVASKSEYMEIDGDMNNSIDNFREANLRTGNCTIANQNCVNKSKLLTDV, encoded by the coding sequence ATGACCGTAGTGGCCGGAGATAACATGGATGAGACGTCAGCCGTGCCGGGGCACCCGCAGGACACATACCCTCCTGACCATGACGACCATGAATGCTGTGAGAGGGTGGTCATAAACATCGCTGGGTTGCGATTCGAAACCCAGCTCAAAACCCTCGCTCAGTTTCCAGAGACGCTGTTGGGGAACCCCAAGAAGAGAATGCGTTACTTTGATCCCCTGAGAAACGAGTATTTCTTCGACCGAAATCGCCCCAGTTTTGATGCCATTCTTTACTACTATCAGTCCGGGGGGCGGCTGAGGAGGCCAGTGAACGTCCCGCTGGATATGTTCTCAGAAGAAATTAAGTTCTATGAACTTGGAGTGGAGGCAATGGAGAAGTTCCGTGAGGACGAGGGCTTCATCCGAGAAGAAGAACGGCCGCTGCCTGAAAAGGAGTTCCAGCGTCAAATCTGGCTCCTCTTTGAGCATCCTGAGAGCTCAGGGCCAGCCCGGGGAATTGCTATAGTCTCTGTTATGGTCATTTTAATTTCCATTGTCATTTTCTGTTTGGAGACTTTGCCTGAACTGAAAACAAATCCTGAGGGACGACTACAGCGGATAGGAAACACCACCTTCTACTACAAACCAAACATCCTCACCGATCCCTTCTTCATTGTAGAGACCCTCTGTATAATCTGGTTCTCATTTGAACTTATAGTACGGTTCCTTGCATGTCCAAGCAAGGCAGCTTTCTTTAAGAACATGATGAACACCATAGATATAGTAGCTATTATCCCCTACTTCATTACGCTGGGCACAGAGCTGGCGGAAGATCCAAATAATAAGGAGGGAAAAGGAGAGCAAGCGACATCACTGGCCATTCTCAGGGTGATTCGTCTGGTCAGGGTGTTTAGGATCTTCAAGCTGTCCAGGCATTCCAAAGGCCTGCAGATTTTAGGGCAGACCTTAAAGGCCAGTATGCGGGAACTTGGATTGCTCATCTTCTTTCTGTTCATCGGCGTCATCTTGTTTTCAAGTGCTGTATATTTTGCAGAAGCAGAGGAAGGCGAGTCCCACTTCAGCAGCATCCCTGATGCGTTCTGGTGGGCCGTGGTGTCAATGACTACAGTAGGCTATGGAGACATGGTGCCTGTGACTATAGGGGGCAAAATTGTGGGTTCCTTGTGTGCAATTGCTGGTGTGCTGACCATTGCTCTCCCAGTGCCTGTCATTGTATCCAACTTCAACTACTTCTACCACAGAGAGACTGAGGGTGAGGAGCAGGCCCAGCTTTTGAATGTGAGCAACCCCAATATCGCATCTGACTCCGACTCAAGCCGTCGCAGCTCCTCAGTGGCCAGCAAGTCCGAGTACATGGAAATCGATGGAGATATGAACAACAGCATAGACAACTTCAGAGAGGCCAACCTCAGAACTGGAAACTGCACCATAGCCAATCAAAACTGTGTTAACAAAAGTAAGCTCCTGACTGATGTTTAG
- the tmem178ba gene encoding transmembrane protein 178Ba: MATGKWLLYAGLSLSLVALCFLAVAISSDHWYETDARRYKERCRTFSRVNPGFIYIPNHSLPLRAAAHSEPRGAERTEPLRFVPRSRRHVASFSAGDDCSQKYNSTNTGLWSKCYRVGFDQDVEELIQQGIIERCSYIKYYYSPSTTIRKDFSYNVTRTIQQDDWHALHLRRMTAGFMGMALSIILFGWTVGLLGCCWEQGLMHYVAGLLFLMGGTFCIIALCTCVAGINFELSRYPRSIFTLPDDIGHGYGWSMFSAWCGLGLTLIAGFFCTLAPSIQPPPPTRTTHPKTRLENGTVC, translated from the exons ATGGCGACGGGGAAATGGCTGCTGTACGccggtctgtctctctctctcgtggcTCTGTGTTTCCTCGCCGTCGCTATTTCCTCCGACCACTGGTATGAGACGGACGCGCGGCGCTATAAGGAGCGATGCAGGACTTTCTCTAGAGTGAACCCGGGCTTTATCTATATCCCCAACCACAGCCTCCCTCTGCGGGCGGCGGCGCACTCGGAGCCCCGGGGGGCAGAACGAACCGAGCCCCTGCGCTTCGTGCCCCGCAGCCGGCGACACGTCGCATCCTTCAGCGCGGGGGACGACTGCAGCCAGAAATACAACTCCACCAACACGGGCCTGTGGAGCAAGTGCTATAGAGTCGGCTTCGACCAGGACGTCGAGGAGCTCATTCAGCAAG GGATAATTGAACGCTGCTCCTACATCAAGTATTACTACTCTCCATCAACCACAATACGAAAGGATTTCTCTTACAACGTCACCAGGACCATTCAGCAGGACGACTGGCACGCCTTAC ATCTGCGTAGGATGACGGCTGGCTTCATGGGCATGGCCTTGTCCATCATCCTTTTTGGCTGGACAGTAGGGCTTCTGGGCTGCTGCTGGGAACAAGGGCTGATGCATTATGTGGCTGGCCTGCTGTTTCTCATGGGAG GAACCTTCTGTATCATTGCTCTGTGTACCTGCGTTGCTGGCATCAACTTTGAATTGTCCCGCTACCCACGATCAATTTTCACTCTGCCAGATGACATAGGCCACGGTTACGGCTGGTCCATGTTCAGTGCCTGGTGTGGACTTGGTCTAACCCTCATCGCTGGCTTCTTCTGCACACTGGCACCTTCCATTCAACCTCCACCACCAACACGCACTACACACCCCAAAACTCGCCTGGAAAACGGCACAGTCTGCTGA
- the LOC136673546 gene encoding shaker-related potassium channel tsha2-like produces MDLSDPGNWWSGGKPLRVERRQQQQQQGRAAGGLNAEEDRRQRELEAVISDSPFPEPEGSERVSINVSGLRFETQRKTLARFPGTLLGDTCKRTRFFDTNRGEFFFDRNRASFEAILYYYQSGGRLRRPANVPVEIFLEEMKFYEIEESVVEGFIEDEGIVQDEERPMPRNEFQRQLWLLFEYPDSSNAARVIAVVSVMVILISIAIFCLETLPEFRADTDVYGPEHVEPGDHLTEPEGHVAPLDQAPNGTARESTLYTDPFFRLETLCIVWFSFELLTRFFACPSKSAFYKDIMNTIDLLAIAPYFVALALELTGSAQQAAPLTVLRVVRLVRVFRIFKLSRHSKGLQILGRTLHASMRELGLLIFFLLLGVVLFSSAVFFAEADEPESGFASIPASFWWAVVTMTTVGYGDMSPVTVGGKIVGSMCAVAGVLTIALPVPVIVANFNYFYHRENDEEDRTQYTHVTCVQPVVEESARADSKSSLIKSELSDEEECSSTMYFNFNPDEYTGKLTDV; encoded by the coding sequence ATGGATCTGTCGGATCCCGGGAACTGGTGGAGCGGCGGGAAGCCGTTAAGGGTCGAGAGGcgacagcagcaacagcagcagggGCGGGCTGCAGGCGGCTTGAACGCGGAGGAGGACCGAAGGCAGCGGGAGCTCGAGGCGGTGATCTCGGACTCGCCATTCCCGGAGCCGGAGGGCAGCGAGCGCGTGTCCATCAACGTGTCCGGACTGCGGTTCGAGACGCAGCGCAAGACACTGGCGCGCTTCCCCGGCACGCTTCTGGGGGACACGTGCAAACGGACGCGCTTTTTTGACACGAACCGCGGAGAGTTTTTCTTCGACCGGAACCGCGCGAGCTTCGAAGCTATCCTGTACTACTACCAGTCGGGCGGGCGCCTGCGCAGACCCGCCAACGTGCCCGTAGAGATCTTCCTTGAGGAGATGAAGTTCTACGAGATCGAGGAAAGCGTGGTGGAGGGCTTCATCGAGGACGAGGGGATCGTGCAGGACGAGGAGCGGCCCATGCCCCGGAACGAATTCCAGAGACAGCTGTGGCTGCTCTTCGAGTACCCGGACAGCTCGAACGCGGCGCGCGTCATCGCCGTGGTCTCGGTGATGGTGATCCTCATCTCCATCGCCATCTTCTGTCTAGAGACGCTGCCCGAGTTTCGCGCGGACACCGACGTGTACGGCCCCGAGCACGTGGAGCCCGGCGACCACCTGACGGAGCCCGAGGGTCACGTGGCGCCCCTAGACCAAGCTCCCAATGGCACCGCGCGGGAGAGCACGTTGTACACGGACCCCTTCTTCAGGCTAGAGACGCTGTGCATAGTGTGGTTCTCCTTCGAGCTGCTCACGCGCTTCTTCGCGTGCCCCAGCAAGTCGGCCTTCTACAAGGACATCATGAACACCATCGACCTGTTGGCCATCGCCCCCTATTTTGTGgcgctcgcgctggagctgacCGGGAGCGCGCAGCAGGCCGCGCCCCTCACCGTGCTGCGCGTTGTGCGCCTGGTGCGCGTCTTTCGCATCTTCAAGCTCTCGCGCCACTCCAAAGGCCTGCAGATCTTGGGGCGCACGCTGCACGCGAGCATGCGCGAGCTCGGCCTCCTCATCTTCTTTCTACTGCTGGGGGTCGTGCTCTTCTCCAGTGCCGTCTTCTTCGCCGAGGCCGACGAGCCAGAGTCCGGCTTCGCCAGCATCCCCGCTTCCTTTTGGTGGGCCGTGGTCACCATGACCACCGTGGGCTACGGCGACATGAGCCCCGTCACCGTCGGCGGCAAGATCGTGGGCTCCATGTGCGCGGTGGCCGGCGTTCTCACCATCGCGCTGCCCGTGCCCGTCATTGTGGCAAACTTTAACTATTTCTACCACCGAGAGAACGACGAGGAGGACCGCACGCAGTACACGCACGTCACCTGCGTCCAGCCGGTGGTGGAGGAGAGCGCTAGAGCCGACAGTAAGAGCTCCCTCATTAAATCAGAGCTCTCCGATGAGGAGGAGTGCTCTTCCACCATGTACTTCAACTTCAACCCGGACGAGTACACGGGAAAGCTGACGGATGTGTAA